In the Erythrolamprus reginae isolate rEryReg1 chromosome 13, rEryReg1.hap1, whole genome shotgun sequence genome, one interval contains:
- the C13H1orf56 gene encoding protein MENT, whose translation MAPGRALALAALLWAGALAGAEEAEDGAQISAPPELLAKVPAAAKATVAAGYINPGEAEAAATKEMPHLPAIHEGSPAPTHETVLIVGDTRYAWQEWSAWHCNCGAGSMSRVRDITYAAPAMRLDPAQYDLLRFERLVCSYAACACSRPARQCDRLALDCELGPTHLCALRDIQRDQEEKRRRFWAKVNGGLKALWRSLKEAFPSGPKQSKPIHMKSGH comes from the exons ATGGCCCCCGGACGAGCGCTGGCGCTGGCGGCGCTGCTGTGGGCGGGGGCGCTGGCGGGGGCCGAGGAGGCGGAGGATGGGGCGCAAATCTCGGCGCCCCCGGAGCTGCTGGCCAAGGTGCCCGCCGCCGCCAAGGCCACGGTGGCCGCGGGCTACATCAACCcgggggaggcggaggcggcggccACCAAGGAGATGCCCCACTTGCCCGCGATCCACGAGGGCAGCCCTGCGCCCACGCACGAGACGGTGCTGATCGTGGGCGACACGCGTTACGCCTGGCAGGAGTGGAGCGCCTGGCACTGCAACTGCGGCGCGGGCAGCATGAGCCGCGTGCGCGACATCACCTACGCCGCGCCCGCCATGCGCCTGGATCCCGCGCAGTACGACCTGCTCCGCTTCGAGCGCCTGGTCTGCAGCTACGCCGCCTGCGCCTGCAGCCGCCCCGCCCGGCAGTGCGACCGGCTGGCCCTCGACTGCGAGCTCGGCCCCACGCACCTCTGCGCCCTGCGCGACATCCAGAGGGACCAGGAGGAGAAGCGGAGGCGCTTCTGGGCCAAAGTCAACGGAGGGCTCAAGGCGCTCTGGCGCAGCCTGAAGGAGGCCTTCCCCAGCGGGCCCAAGCAG TCAAAACCAATTCACATGAAGAGCGGCCACTGA
- the PRUNE1 gene encoding exopolyphosphatase PRUNE1 isoform X1 has protein sequence MESFLAGCRAALQTTPDSTAAFVPVLNVPRADFPLRTESTFLLLQQHISEKVLIFRDEIDLAGLHKAGILSLTLVDHHVLPSKDVALEAAVVEVMDHRPLEWERPPPCRVTAELVGSCATLVTERLLQAPVPTLDGQIAALLYGTILLDCVNMAVEAAKATPRDALCVSQLEAAFSELQPRNRVFDALQRAKFDVSGLTTEQMLRKDLKSLTRKKATVAISALYTSLQDFLHRPGLEQELDAFCHQKGFDLLIAMAISFGDHKKPFRQLAVYSQHAEFQEAVCQALERCSNPSLGLTRLETPYSTVRAYQQGNSGASRKKVLPIVREFLHQWAGPSSSTMQPALTSCVPPTRVDPQGADPSGAAKETPKPPRLGEEAAEEEGPLPPTPMNSLVDECPLHQGLPDVPPEVIFERVNRIAIDRSSGRRNSPEK, from the exons ATGGAGAGCTTCCTGGCCGGCTGCAGGGCCGCCCTTCAG ACCACCCCGGACTCCACGGCGGCCTTCGTCCCTGTCCTGAACGTCCCGCGAGCTGACTTCCCCCTGCGCACCGAGAGCACCTTCCTCCTGCTCCAGCAACACATCTCCGAGAAGGTCCTCATCTTCCGGGATGAGATCGACCTGGCCGGGCTGCACAAGGCCGGGATCCTCTCCCTCACCCTGGTGGATCACCACGTCCTGCCCAG CAAGGATGTGGCATTGGAAGCGGCCGTAGTGGAAGTGATGGACCACCGGCCCCTGGAGTGGGAGAGGCCCCCTCCCTGCAGAGTGACGGCTGAGCTGGTGGGCTCCTGTGCCACTTTGGTGACTGAGAGGCTCCTCCAAGCACCGGTGCCCACCTTGGATGGCCAAATAGCTGCGCTGCTCTACG GAACCATCTTGCTGGACTGCGTCAACATGGCTGTCGAAGCCGCCAAAGCCACCCCGAGGGATGCCCTATGTGTCTCACAGCTGGAGGCCGCCTTCTCCGAGCTGCAGCCCAGGAACCGTGTCTTCGACGCTCTGCAGAGGGCCAAGTTCGACGTCTCAG GCCTCACCACCGAGCAGATGCTTCGCAAGGACCTCAAAAGCCTGACCAGAAAGAAAGCCACTGTGGCCATCAGCGCCCTATACACGAGCCTCCAG gaTTTCCTGCACCGCCCTGGGCTCGAACAGGAGCTGGACGCCTTCTGTCACCAAAAGGGCTTCGACCTCCTGATCGCCATGGCCATCTCTTTCGGGGACCACAAGAAGCCGTTCCGGCAGCTGGCGGTATACAGCCAACATGCTGAATTTCAAGAGGCG GTGTGCCAAGCCTTGGAGCGCTGTAGCAACCCGTCACTCGGCCTGACCCGTCTGGAGACCCCCTACTCCACCGTCCGGGCCTATCAGCAGGGCAACTCCGGCGCCTCCCGCAAGAAAGTCCTGCCCATCGTCcgagaattcctccaccagtggGCCGGGCCTAGTTCTAGCACCATGCAGCCGGCACTGACCAGTTGTGTCCCGCCGACCAGGGTGGACCCCCAAGGCGCCGATCCCAGCGGGGCGGCCAAGGAGACCCCGAAACCCCCCCGCCTGGGCGAGGAGGCAGCCGAGGAAGAGGGCCCCTTGCCTCCCACCCCCATGAACAGCCTGGTGGACGAGTGCCCCCTCCACCAGGGGCTCCCTGATGTTCCGCCCGAGGTCATCTTCGAGAGGGTCAACCGCATCGCCATCGATCGCTCGTCGGGACGCCGCAACAGCCCAGAAAAGTGA
- the BNIPL gene encoding bcl-2/adenovirus E1B 19 kDa-interacting protein 2-like protein, giving the protein MGSFAGDGSRRTLPSERLKQEATEVSASIQDMELREEWQDDEFPRPLPEETSGEDLEPSSSELSPVSSNTLELCGRRHMRKRLEVPDLSEGSVKSGELPESTPEDSLDINLDELETPSESEFQEGPESGHEFEWEDDLPRARRVEANLPEKFCTGRVVDTKGPDGRVWRIFLGDEHEHKVDLSIIEPYTKVISHGGYCGEGLNAVLVFASCYLPESSVPNYPYIMENLFRYIIGTLELMVAENYMLVCLNGATPRNRFPSFAWIKRCYQAIDRRLRKNLKSLVIVHPTWYIKALMAVFKPFISTKFSQKVKFVDGLDALGQIVPLEQIHIPACVQQLHESS; this is encoded by the exons ATGGGTTCCTTTGCGGGAGACGGCAGCCGAAGGACCCTTCCCTCGGAAAG GCTTAAGCAGGAAGCTACAGAAGTGTCGGCAAGTATCCAAGACATGGAACTGAGAGAAGAGTGGCAGGACGATGAATTCCCACG gcCTTTGCCGGAGGAAACCTCTGGGGAAGACCTTGAGCCCTCCAGTTCCGAATTGAGTCCAG TCTCCTCCAACACCCTGGAACTCTGCGGTCGGAGGCACATGAGGAAGCGTCTCGAGGTCCCTGACCTCAGCGAGGGCTCGGTCAAATCCGGGGAGCTGCCCGAAAGCACCCCAGAGGACAGCTTGGACATCAACCTGGACGAGCTGGAGACGCCGTCGGAAAGCGAGTTCCAAGAAGGCCCCGAGAGCGGGCACGAATTCGAATGGGAAG acGACCTGCCCCGGGCCAGGCGAGTGGAGGCTAACCTTCCGGAGAAGTTTTGCACTGGACGTGTGGTGGACACCAAAGGTCCCGATGGACGGGTGTGGCGCATCTTCCTGGGAGACGAACACGAACACAAAGTGGATCTAAGCATCATTGAGCCCTACACCAAGGTCATCTCCCACGGAG GCTATTGCGGGGAAGGTCTGAACGCCGTCCTCGTCTTTGCTTCTTGCTACTTACCCGAAAGCAGCGTCCCCAATTATCCCTACATCATGGAGAACCTCTTCAG GTACATCATAGGAACTCTGGAGCTGATGGTGGCCGAGAATTACATGCTGGTCTGTCTGAACGGGGCCACTCCCCGGAATCGGTTCCCTTCCTTTGCCTGGATCAAGCGGTGTTACCAGGCCATCGACCGGCG GCTTCGGAAGAATTTGAAATCTTTGGTCATTGTTCATCCCACGTGGTACATCAAAGCGCTGATGGCCGTGTTTAAGCCTTTTATCAG TACCAAGTTCAGCCAGAAAGTGAAGTTTGTCGATGGTTTGGATGCTCTGGGCCAAATTGTCCCCCTTGAACAGATTCACATCCCAGCCTGTGTCCAGCA GCTACATGAATCCAGCTga
- the PRUNE1 gene encoding exopolyphosphatase PRUNE1 isoform X2 codes for MESFLAGCRAALQDHVQRGRPVHVVLGNEACDLDSMVSALVLAYFLAKTTPDSTAAFVPVLNVPRADFPLRTESTFLLLQQHISEKVLIFRDEIDLAGLHKAGILSLTLVDHHVLPSKDVALEAAVVEVMDHRPLEWERPPPCRVTAELVGSCATLVTERLLQAPVPTLDGQIAALLYGTILLDCVNMAVEAAKATPRDALCVSQLEAAFSELQPRNRVFDALQRAKFDVSGLTTEQMLRKDLKSLTRKKATVAISALYTSLQDFLHRPGLEQELDAFCHQKGFDLLIAMAISFGDHKKPFRQLAVYSQHAEFQEAVCQALERCSNPSLGLTRLETPYSTVRAYQQGNSGASRKKVLPIVREFLHQWAGPSSSTMQPALTSCVPPTRVDPQGADPSGAAKETPKPPRLGEEAAEEEGPLPPTPMNSLVDECPLHQGLPDVPPEVIFERVNRIAIDRSSGRRNSPEK; via the exons ATGGAGAGCTTCCTGGCCGGCTGCAGGGCCGCCCTTCAG GATCACGTCCAGCGCGGGAGGCCAGTTCACGTGGTGCTGGGCAACGAGGCGTGCGATCTGGACTCCATGGTGTCTGCCTTGGTCCTCGCTTACTTCTTGGCAAAG ACCACCCCGGACTCCACGGCGGCCTTCGTCCCTGTCCTGAACGTCCCGCGAGCTGACTTCCCCCTGCGCACCGAGAGCACCTTCCTCCTGCTCCAGCAACACATCTCCGAGAAGGTCCTCATCTTCCGGGATGAGATCGACCTGGCCGGGCTGCACAAGGCCGGGATCCTCTCCCTCACCCTGGTGGATCACCACGTCCTGCCCAG CAAGGATGTGGCATTGGAAGCGGCCGTAGTGGAAGTGATGGACCACCGGCCCCTGGAGTGGGAGAGGCCCCCTCCCTGCAGAGTGACGGCTGAGCTGGTGGGCTCCTGTGCCACTTTGGTGACTGAGAGGCTCCTCCAAGCACCGGTGCCCACCTTGGATGGCCAAATAGCTGCGCTGCTCTACG GAACCATCTTGCTGGACTGCGTCAACATGGCTGTCGAAGCCGCCAAAGCCACCCCGAGGGATGCCCTATGTGTCTCACAGCTGGAGGCCGCCTTCTCCGAGCTGCAGCCCAGGAACCGTGTCTTCGACGCTCTGCAGAGGGCCAAGTTCGACGTCTCAG GCCTCACCACCGAGCAGATGCTTCGCAAGGACCTCAAAAGCCTGACCAGAAAGAAAGCCACTGTGGCCATCAGCGCCCTATACACGAGCCTCCAG gaTTTCCTGCACCGCCCTGGGCTCGAACAGGAGCTGGACGCCTTCTGTCACCAAAAGGGCTTCGACCTCCTGATCGCCATGGCCATCTCTTTCGGGGACCACAAGAAGCCGTTCCGGCAGCTGGCGGTATACAGCCAACATGCTGAATTTCAAGAGGCG GTGTGCCAAGCCTTGGAGCGCTGTAGCAACCCGTCACTCGGCCTGACCCGTCTGGAGACCCCCTACTCCACCGTCCGGGCCTATCAGCAGGGCAACTCCGGCGCCTCCCGCAAGAAAGTCCTGCCCATCGTCcgagaattcctccaccagtggGCCGGGCCTAGTTCTAGCACCATGCAGCCGGCACTGACCAGTTGTGTCCCGCCGACCAGGGTGGACCCCCAAGGCGCCGATCCCAGCGGGGCGGCCAAGGAGACCCCGAAACCCCCCCGCCTGGGCGAGGAGGCAGCCGAGGAAGAGGGCCCCTTGCCTCCCACCCCCATGAACAGCCTGGTGGACGAGTGCCCCCTCCACCAGGGGCTCCCTGATGTTCCGCCCGAGGTCATCTTCGAGAGGGTCAACCGCATCGCCATCGATCGCTCGTCGGGACGCCGCAACAGCCCAGAAAAGTGA